In Plantibacter sp. PA-3-X8, one DNA window encodes the following:
- a CDS encoding glycosyltransferase encodes MTTYLLAGGGTAGHVNPLLAVADGLRARDPEATILVVGTAEGLEARLVPERGYELLTIPKLPFPRRPNVDALRFPGRLRRTVAAVVAMIREHRVDVVIGFGGYAAAPAYTAARRAGVPLVIHEANARPGLANRLGARYTPYVGVAFHHTPIRNARFVGMPLRREIEELDRETLRPAALAEFGLVSDRPLLLVTGGSLGARRINATMSQSAEDVVAAGWQVLHITGAKSEISDPGVDHYHLLEYCSRMELAIAAADFAVSRAGSATVSELCAVGLPAVYVPYPVGNGEQRFNAADVVRAGGAVMVDDAQFVPAWVREHLVPLLSDRHRVDDLAAQSKSVGVSDGTARVIALIDEALQPSVQRVRGR; translated from the coding sequence ATGACCACCTACCTCCTCGCCGGCGGCGGCACCGCCGGCCATGTCAATCCGCTGTTGGCGGTGGCCGACGGACTCCGCGCCAGAGACCCCGAAGCGACGATCCTCGTCGTCGGTACGGCGGAGGGCCTCGAGGCGCGACTCGTCCCGGAACGCGGCTACGAATTGCTCACGATCCCCAAACTGCCCTTCCCCCGCCGGCCGAACGTCGACGCGCTCCGCTTCCCCGGTCGCCTCCGTCGGACGGTCGCAGCCGTTGTCGCGATGATCCGGGAGCACCGGGTGGACGTCGTGATCGGTTTCGGCGGCTACGCGGCCGCACCGGCGTACACGGCTGCCAGGCGCGCCGGTGTCCCGCTGGTCATCCACGAGGCGAACGCTCGTCCGGGCCTCGCGAACCGGCTCGGCGCGAGGTACACGCCCTACGTCGGTGTCGCCTTCCACCACACGCCCATCCGCAACGCACGCTTCGTCGGCATGCCGCTGCGTCGCGAGATCGAGGAGCTGGACCGCGAGACGCTCCGGCCGGCGGCCCTCGCCGAGTTCGGCCTCGTGTCGGACCGACCGCTACTGCTCGTCACCGGCGGTTCGCTCGGTGCGAGACGGATCAACGCGACGATGAGCCAGAGTGCCGAAGACGTCGTCGCGGCCGGCTGGCAGGTGCTCCACATCACGGGTGCGAAGAGCGAGATCTCGGATCCCGGTGTCGACCATTACCACCTCCTCGAGTACTGCTCCAGAATGGAGCTCGCCATCGCCGCAGCCGACTTCGCGGTGTCGCGTGCCGGCAGCGCCACGGTCAGCGAGCTGTGCGCGGTCGGGCTCCCCGCCGTCTACGTGCCCTACCCGGTCGGCAACGGTGAGCAGCGATTCAACGCCGCCGACGTCGTGCGTGCCGGGGGAGCGGTTATGGTAGATGACGCGCAGTTCGTGCCGGCCTGGGTGCGTGAGCACCTCGTCCCGTTGCTGAGCGATCGGCACCGGGTCGACGACCTGGCCGCCCAATCCAAGAGCGTCGGTGTCTCCGACGGCACGGCTCGCGTCATCGCCCTCATCGATGAGGCGCTCCAACCATCGGTGCAGCGCGTGCGCGGCCGGTGA
- the ftsW gene encoding putative lipid II flippase FtsW, translating into MSSARISLGKVLRPESKNYFLLLGVTLFLVGLGLVMVLSSSSVESYEAGDGYFGLFWRQATFAMIGVPLMLIVSRFPARFWKKWAWVFLLVAMGLQLLVFTPLGYEIGGNRNWIEIGGFTAQPSEAVKLALVVWLGLVLTIKQPRLLEWKHALIPVIPFAGLSIGLVLLGGDLGTVVIMALIVFSALYFAGVRLRYIAIPVVAGAVLFLIMAVTSANRMQRIMAFFGDGKGDYENADWQSTHGTWALANGGLWGVGLGNSRAKYGWLPAISNDFIFAAIGEELGLIGAVLVLGLFVFLAVMFIRVIRTSDDSFVRITTGAVMAWIIGQALVNIGVVLGVLPVLGVPLPLLSSGGTALLTTLVAIGIVLSFARERGRPASQQSRRTPARRPQSSGATR; encoded by the coding sequence ATGTCGAGTGCGCGGATCTCGCTGGGCAAGGTGCTGCGTCCGGAGTCGAAGAACTACTTCCTCCTGCTGGGTGTCACCCTGTTCCTCGTCGGGCTCGGGCTCGTCATGGTGCTGTCCTCATCCTCCGTCGAGTCTTACGAGGCCGGCGACGGGTACTTCGGGCTGTTCTGGCGCCAGGCGACGTTCGCGATGATCGGTGTTCCGCTCATGCTCATCGTGAGCCGCTTTCCGGCACGGTTCTGGAAGAAGTGGGCGTGGGTGTTCCTCCTGGTCGCCATGGGCCTGCAACTGCTCGTCTTCACACCGCTCGGCTACGAGATCGGTGGCAACCGCAACTGGATCGAGATCGGCGGCTTCACCGCGCAGCCCTCGGAAGCGGTCAAGCTCGCACTGGTCGTGTGGCTCGGGCTCGTGCTGACGATCAAGCAACCGCGTCTCCTCGAGTGGAAGCACGCCCTGATCCCGGTCATCCCCTTCGCCGGTCTCTCCATCGGCCTCGTCCTGCTCGGTGGCGACCTCGGTACCGTCGTGATCATGGCCCTGATCGTGTTCTCGGCGCTGTACTTCGCCGGGGTGCGGCTGCGCTACATCGCGATCCCGGTGGTCGCGGGGGCCGTGCTGTTCCTCATCATGGCCGTCACGAGCGCCAACCGCATGCAGCGCATCATGGCGTTCTTCGGCGACGGCAAGGGGGACTACGAGAACGCCGACTGGCAGTCGACCCACGGCACATGGGCGCTGGCGAACGGCGGCCTCTGGGGCGTCGGCCTCGGCAACTCGCGCGCGAAGTACGGGTGGCTACCGGCGATCTCGAACGACTTCATCTTCGCGGCGATCGGCGAGGAGCTGGGCCTCATCGGCGCCGTCCTCGTCCTCGGGCTGTTCGTCTTCCTCGCGGTCATGTTCATCCGGGTGATCCGCACCAGCGACGACTCCTTCGTGAGGATCACCACCGGCGCCGTCATGGCCTGGATCATCGGCCAGGCGCTCGTGAACATCGGCGTCGTCCTCGGAGTCCTGCCGGTGCTCGGCGTGCCGTTACCGCTGCTGTCCTCGGGCGGCACGGCGCTGCTCACCACCCTCGTCGCGATCGGGATCGTCCTGTCCTTCGCCCGGGAGCGGGGGCGCCCCGCGTCCCAGCAGTCCCGTCGGACACCCGCTCGACGTCCCCAATCCTCCGGAGCCACCCGATGA
- the murC gene encoding UDP-N-acetylmuramate--L-alanine ligase, which produces MIKPDPTVEIPADLGVVHFVGIGGSGMSGIARLFVSAGSRVTGSDVRESKNIDALRELGVPVAIGHDAQNVGDADTLVVTGALWADNPEYLLAKERGLTILHRSQALAWLTSGTRLISVAGAHGKTTSTGMIITALLELGADPSFVNGGVIESLGLSSARGAGELFVVEADESDGSFLLYDTAVALITNIDPDHLDHYGSLEAFEQAFVTFAQQARELVVISSDDAGAVRITPALRAAADGKRVLTFGEAADADVRLHDVGSTGPVSFHLSYEGTSYAATLRVPGRHNAINAAGAFAVLVGVGFDPADALRGISAFGGTQRRFELHGVVDGVSVYDDYAHHPTEVAAALAAARTVVGDGRIIAVHQPHLYSRTRLFAQEFADALERYADHTVVLEVYGAREDPEPGVTGATVSTRFSDADRVAYIDDWQRAADYTATVVRPGDFVITLGCGDVYRIVPQLLEAIAGRESV; this is translated from the coding sequence GTGATCAAGCCAGACCCCACCGTCGAGATCCCCGCCGACCTCGGCGTCGTGCACTTCGTCGGCATCGGCGGCAGCGGGATGAGCGGCATCGCACGGTTGTTCGTGAGCGCCGGATCGCGCGTGACCGGCTCGGACGTGCGCGAGTCGAAGAACATCGACGCCCTGCGCGAGCTCGGCGTCCCCGTCGCCATCGGCCACGATGCACAGAACGTCGGCGACGCGGACACCCTTGTCGTGACCGGGGCGCTGTGGGCGGACAATCCCGAGTACCTGCTCGCGAAGGAACGGGGCCTGACGATCCTGCACCGGTCGCAGGCGCTCGCGTGGCTGACCTCCGGGACGCGACTCATCTCCGTCGCGGGGGCCCACGGGAAGACGACGTCGACCGGCATGATCATCACGGCGCTGCTGGAACTCGGTGCCGATCCCAGCTTCGTCAACGGTGGCGTGATCGAGTCCCTCGGGCTGAGCTCGGCCCGCGGCGCCGGAGAACTGTTCGTCGTCGAGGCGGACGAGTCCGACGGTTCGTTCCTGCTCTACGACACGGCCGTCGCGCTCATCACGAACATCGACCCCGACCACTTGGACCACTACGGCTCGCTCGAAGCGTTCGAGCAGGCGTTCGTGACCTTCGCCCAGCAGGCTCGCGAGCTCGTCGTCATCTCCTCGGACGACGCCGGCGCGGTCCGGATCACCCCGGCGCTCCGCGCGGCCGCCGACGGCAAGCGCGTGCTGACCTTCGGAGAGGCCGCCGACGCGGACGTCCGACTGCACGACGTCGGCTCCACCGGGCCGGTCTCGTTCCATCTCAGCTACGAGGGCACCAGCTACGCGGCTACCCTCCGCGTGCCCGGGCGCCACAACGCCATCAACGCCGCCGGTGCCTTCGCCGTCCTCGTCGGTGTCGGGTTCGACCCGGCGGACGCGCTCCGAGGCATCAGCGCCTTCGGCGGAACGCAGCGTCGATTCGAGCTGCACGGGGTCGTCGACGGTGTCAGTGTCTACGACGACTACGCGCACCACCCCACCGAGGTCGCCGCCGCTCTCGCCGCCGCGCGCACGGTGGTCGGCGACGGACGCATCATCGCGGTCCACCAGCCGCACCTGTACAGCCGGACCCGCCTGTTCGCCCAGGAGTTCGCCGACGCCCTCGAACGGTACGCCGACCACACGGTCGTGCTCGAGGTCTACGGCGCGCGCGAGGACCCCGAGCCCGGTGTGACCGGTGCCACGGTGTCGACCCGGTTCTCCGACGCGGACCGCGTCGCGTACATCGACGACTGGCAGCGCGCCGCGGACTACACGGCGACGGTCGTGCGACCCGGTGACTTCGTCATCACGCTCGGATGCGGCGACGTCTATCGCATCGTGCCGCAGCTCCTCGAGGCCATCGCCGGTCGCGAGTCCGTCTGA